One genomic segment of Nocardioides cavernaquae includes these proteins:
- a CDS encoding (deoxy)nucleoside triphosphate pyrophosphohydrolase — protein MQNRKLVVGAAVLKDGRVLAARRTRPVEAAGRWEFPGGKVEPGETPEAALEREIYEELGCVIEVIGWLEAEAPIGESHVLRVATARLAGGTPRPHEHDAIRWLAADELDEVDWLDPDRPFLRELAGLLGGSEA, from the coding sequence ATGCAGAACCGGAAGCTGGTCGTCGGCGCGGCGGTCCTGAAGGACGGGCGCGTGCTCGCGGCGCGGCGTACACGCCCGGTCGAGGCGGCCGGCCGGTGGGAGTTTCCCGGCGGCAAGGTGGAGCCGGGGGAGACGCCGGAGGCCGCGCTCGAGCGGGAGATCTACGAGGAGCTCGGCTGCGTCATCGAGGTGATCGGCTGGCTGGAGGCGGAGGCTCCGATCGGCGAAAGCCACGTGCTCCGGGTCGCGACGGCCCGTCTGGCCGGGGGCACCCCGCGGCCGCACGAGCACGACGCGATCCGCTGGCTGGCCGCCGACGAGCTCGACGAGGTGGACTGGCTCGACCCCGACCGGCCCTTCCTCCGCGAGCTCGCCGGACTGCTGGGAGGATCAGAGGCGTGA
- a CDS encoding acyl-CoA thioesterase, giving the protein MTENPADLRLSDFPVQRTLPLRWGDIDMYGHVNNTVHYALIDTAVNGWITEATGTHPRDLPATGLVVETGCRYLAEIGPADVPVLGIRLEKAGTSSIRYEIGIFTGEGGPAALARFVHVYVDPTTRRPVPIPDLVREALVRELGA; this is encoded by the coding sequence GTGACTGAGAACCCTGCCGATCTCCGCCTGAGCGACTTCCCGGTGCAGCGCACGCTGCCACTGCGGTGGGGCGACATCGACATGTACGGCCACGTCAACAACACCGTGCACTACGCGCTGATCGACACCGCCGTGAACGGCTGGATCACCGAGGCGACGGGCACCCATCCGCGCGACCTTCCTGCGACGGGTCTGGTGGTCGAGACCGGTTGCCGCTACCTCGCCGAGATCGGCCCGGCCGACGTGCCGGTGCTGGGCATCAGGCTGGAGAAGGCCGGGACCAGCAGCATCCGCTACGAGATCGGGATCTTCACCGGCGAGGGCGGGCCAGCTGCGCTGGCGCGCTTCGTCCACGTCTACGTGGATCCGACGACACGGCGCCCGGTGCCGATCCCGGACCTGGTGCGCGAGGCACTCGTGCGCGAGCTGGGCGCCTGA
- a CDS encoding alcohol dehydrogenase catalytic domain-containing protein yields MKITGAVLERIADPAPYAASQPLRVGELELAAPGPHEVLVRIEVAGICHSDLSVLDGNRRRPVPMLLGHEAAGIVEARGSAVTDLVPGTRVVLTFLPRCGECAGCATDGIRPCVAGSAANEKGELLDGSSRLTRDGEPIHHHLGASAFATHAVVDRRSIVAVADDVPPEVAALLGCAVLTGGGAVLNAGRPRPGQRLAVVGLGGVGMASVLTALAIEGVEVIGVDAIDSKLDSARALGAHAAYTPEQVREQGITADVVIEAAGHARAFETAVEMTDLGGTTVTVGLPAPDARASISPLALVGGGRTIIGSYLGSAVPERDIPLFAEMWRAGRLPVERLVSATVSLEEINAAMDALAGGQVLRQLIDLR; encoded by the coding sequence ATGAAGATCACGGGTGCCGTCCTCGAGCGGATCGCCGACCCCGCGCCGTACGCCGCGTCCCAGCCGCTGCGTGTGGGCGAGCTGGAGCTCGCCGCGCCCGGACCTCACGAGGTGCTGGTCCGGATCGAGGTCGCCGGCATCTGCCACTCCGACCTCTCCGTGCTCGACGGCAACCGCCGGCGCCCGGTCCCGATGCTGCTCGGTCACGAGGCCGCGGGCATCGTCGAGGCACGCGGATCGGCGGTGACCGACCTGGTGCCCGGCACGCGGGTGGTCCTCACGTTCCTGCCGCGCTGCGGTGAGTGCGCGGGCTGTGCGACCGATGGCATCCGCCCCTGTGTCGCCGGCAGCGCCGCCAACGAGAAGGGCGAGCTCCTCGACGGTAGCAGCCGCCTGACCCGCGACGGGGAGCCGATCCACCACCACCTGGGAGCGTCCGCGTTCGCGACCCACGCGGTCGTCGACCGCCGCTCGATCGTCGCCGTCGCTGATGACGTGCCGCCGGAGGTTGCCGCCCTCCTCGGGTGCGCCGTGCTGACCGGCGGGGGAGCGGTGCTCAACGCCGGTCGTCCGCGCCCGGGTCAACGGCTGGCCGTGGTCGGGCTCGGCGGGGTCGGCATGGCCAGCGTCCTGACCGCACTCGCGATCGAGGGCGTCGAGGTGATCGGTGTCGACGCCATCGACAGCAAGCTCGACTCGGCCCGCGCCCTGGGCGCCCACGCGGCGTACACGCCGGAGCAGGTGCGCGAGCAGGGCATCACGGCCGACGTGGTCATCGAGGCGGCGGGCCACGCTCGCGCCTTCGAGACGGCGGTCGAGATGACCGACCTCGGAGGTACGACGGTCACGGTCGGTCTCCCGGCTCCGGATGCGCGCGCGAGCATCTCGCCTCTCGCGCTGGTCGGCGGCGGGCGCACGATCATCGGCAGCTACCTCGGCTCGGCGGTCCCCGAGCGCGACATTCCGCTCTTCGCCGAGATGTGGCGCGCGGGACGGCTTCCCGTGGAGCGGTTGGTGTCGGCGACCGTGTCGCTCGAGGAGATCAACGCCGCGATGGACGCCCTCGCCGGTGGCCAGGTGCTGCGGCAGCTGATCGACCTGCGCTGA
- a CDS encoding methyltransferase family protein, protein MPVVPPPLIALGAGFVQRALAPEQPPGLVRKVAAVGLGAAGIGLLGATGAAFKRHGTTFEPFDPSKATALVTDGPNAVSRNPMYVGMAGVLAAHALGRGGWLTPLPVIAFVAVIGRVQIRPEEEALAALFGEDYAAYCDQVPRWIGLPETWRRIAVDT, encoded by the coding sequence ATGCCTGTCGTCCCGCCGCCGTTGATCGCCCTCGGTGCTGGATTCGTCCAGCGCGCTCTCGCGCCTGAACAGCCGCCGGGGCTCGTGCGGAAGGTGGCCGCGGTCGGCCTCGGCGCAGCCGGCATCGGACTGCTCGGTGCCACCGGTGCCGCCTTCAAGCGGCACGGCACGACCTTCGAGCCGTTCGACCCGTCGAAGGCAACGGCGCTGGTGACCGATGGCCCCAACGCGGTCTCCCGCAACCCGATGTACGTCGGCATGGCCGGAGTCCTCGCGGCTCACGCGCTGGGGCGCGGCGGCTGGCTGACGCCGCTGCCCGTGATCGCGTTCGTTGCAGTGATCGGCCGGGTCCAGATCCGTCCGGAGGAGGAGGCCCTCGCCGCGTTGTTCGGCGAGGACTACGCGGCGTACTGCGATCAGGTCCCGCGCTGGATCGGCCTCCCGGAAACCTGGCGGAGGATCGCCGTCGACACGTGA
- a CDS encoding FHA domain-containing protein: protein MIGQTAQEMVGVLVVGLMLGGGVALWQLAQSHNDGSVRGLVREGAARLLPLPVVVPGGLRRRFLRALTSRFVVMPSGAREAFPHLEVRVAPEDLIRLVPDGDRERLAADAALSYVRHARRQQWAVPAAGIWVRVVPDQALRPGWVPGARPVRHRSGDGWQRAAADGGKVRRGAAPVRRTERMDGRPEELLTVPMGAGALILEGDFSGGQAVLRDATVLGRGGECQLRCRADSVSRRHASVYPQDGAWWVRDLGSTNGTRLNGRHIAGGGPVRLSPGNRLALGSGVVLSVTRIARDGDQETQPMDGPR from the coding sequence ATGATCGGCCAGACGGCGCAGGAGATGGTGGGGGTACTCGTGGTCGGACTCATGCTGGGCGGCGGTGTCGCGCTCTGGCAGCTCGCGCAGTCGCACAACGACGGGTCCGTCCGAGGGCTGGTGCGCGAGGGAGCCGCGCGGCTGCTGCCGCTGCCGGTGGTGGTGCCGGGCGGACTGCGGCGACGCTTCCTCCGCGCGCTGACCTCCCGGTTCGTGGTGATGCCGAGCGGTGCGCGCGAGGCCTTCCCCCACCTCGAGGTGCGGGTCGCACCCGAGGACCTGATCCGCCTGGTGCCGGACGGCGATCGCGAGCGGCTGGCCGCCGACGCTGCGCTGTCCTACGTACGCCACGCCCGGCGCCAGCAGTGGGCGGTGCCAGCGGCCGGCATATGGGTCCGGGTGGTCCCGGACCAGGCGCTGCGGCCCGGCTGGGTGCCGGGCGCGCGCCCGGTCCGGCACCGTTCCGGGGACGGGTGGCAACGGGCGGCCGCCGACGGCGGCAAGGTACGCCGGGGCGCCGCGCCGGTCCGTCGTACCGAACGGATGGACGGGCGTCCCGAGGAGCTGCTGACCGTGCCGATGGGCGCGGGCGCGCTGATCCTCGAGGGCGACTTCTCAGGCGGCCAGGCGGTGCTGCGCGATGCCACGGTGCTCGGCCGCGGCGGGGAGTGCCAGCTGCGCTGCCGGGCCGACAGCGTCTCCCGGCGGCACGCCTCCGTCTACCCGCAGGACGGCGCCTGGTGGGTCCGCGACCTCGGAAGCACCAACGGCACCCGGCTGAACGGGCGCCACATCGCGGGCGGCGGGCCGGTCCGGCTGTCCCCGGGCAACCGGCTCGCGCTTGGGAGCGGCGTGGTGCTCAGCGTCACCCGGATCGCGCGCGACGGCGACCAGGAGACCCAGCCGATGGACGGCCCGCGATGA
- a CDS encoding PP2C family protein-serine/threonine phosphatase, whose protein sequence is MSTPYDETAEPVSPVPPVWEVAGGSVRNQRGHDNQDRWRAGTTADGFWIAVADGISGGPDGARAAQTAVGVTGRVLGDARLLEADLHRAFDTVHAALWPWYDGTPAGGTTLTVVAFTPGGLRIAWVGDSPAYVDFGAGLHRATDQRGPGALRHWLGARDQPETRILGWEPEDVPVRVLAVSDGVAEATLLAPSAAGTSAAQLVESALAVPSHGGDDATLVVARRAPAYPPVEPSPSRWRPGRQRHG, encoded by the coding sequence ATGAGCACGCCGTACGACGAGACCGCCGAGCCGGTGTCCCCCGTGCCTCCGGTATGGGAGGTGGCCGGCGGCTCGGTGCGCAACCAGCGCGGCCACGACAACCAGGACCGGTGGCGCGCCGGTACCACCGCCGACGGCTTCTGGATCGCGGTCGCCGACGGCATCAGCGGCGGCCCCGACGGCGCCCGCGCCGCGCAGACCGCGGTCGGCGTCACCGGCCGGGTGCTCGGCGACGCCCGGCTGCTCGAGGCCGACCTGCACCGGGCCTTCGACACCGTGCACGCCGCCCTCTGGCCCTGGTACGACGGCACGCCGGCTGGCGGCACCACGCTGACCGTCGTCGCGTTCACGCCGGGCGGCCTGCGGATCGCGTGGGTCGGCGACTCCCCGGCGTACGTCGACTTCGGCGCGGGCCTGCACCGGGCCACCGATCAGCGCGGCCCCGGCGCGCTGCGCCACTGGCTCGGCGCCCGCGACCAGCCGGAGACCCGGATCCTCGGCTGGGAGCCGGAGGACGTGCCGGTCCGGGTCCTCGCCGTCTCCGACGGCGTCGCCGAGGCGACCCTGCTCGCTCCCTCCGCCGCGGGCACGAGCGCCGCCCAGTTGGTCGAGAGCGCGCTCGCCGTCCCCTCGCACGGCGGCGACGACGCGACCCTCGTGGTGGCGCGCCGGGCGCCGGCGTACCCGCCCGTCGAGCCGTCCCCGTCCCGCTGGCGTCCCGGGCGGCAGCGCCATGGCTAG
- a CDS encoding serine/threonine-protein kinase, which produces MARGSDLKAWLDQQAAAGRVLSGRRVRLAGDGFQVTGEPVTVSIEGRTSVGGQAAVIAGRLDGYGAPARRVAIRVELDHPDAHGRYRRRSMLRVAEATGQDPVITRGMVNVYVTFQVRAVQHEIYGNGSDRPVDLIVDVMEWGRPLADVLAEKPPRAPESAVNWMLPLLRAFDRVHRQHRLIHRDIDPGNMLVDERGLLKATDWGIASEVDGTSVVTDPWGKAGRVYMAPETRDRENVGPFTDAWALGCLLCLVAAGEEPSLDPTSRRVRFPSKVARLPEPVRDVIQGLVVPDRHQRMTLETAIATLTTWRDREQDRRRAVEQRRADEKRREEQRKRKQQQGGSGTRRPTPNRPTPKQSPPGRWDTMINRISLGTAIVLGAAAIGAAVLVGQDVVDLTAGPEAPPRVQKLLGTSAAKGTGGTGGDDDAVTDEEAASLLADLTPRETTDITSEVTASTVRMRWIGTQLVASVRVSAIGKLPADDRIGWSCDSTAIGKKELMPPGIYLVVKGPYAKVLDDADQGVAWSFGSDNYVDGKWLLRPVACAVWKGDRRRTLLSPRKRWLDVDQKGWKASSSSPPFKLRYVLPAGGLVPGDLAPYPRPIVGLLVVTTDRKVIRQTFPQR; this is translated from the coding sequence ATGGCTAGGGGATCCGACCTCAAGGCCTGGCTGGACCAGCAGGCGGCGGCCGGTCGCGTGCTGAGCGGCCGGCGGGTCCGGCTCGCCGGCGACGGCTTCCAGGTGACCGGCGAGCCGGTGACGGTGAGTATCGAGGGGCGGACCAGCGTCGGCGGCCAGGCCGCGGTCATCGCCGGCCGGCTCGACGGGTACGGCGCGCCCGCGCGCCGCGTCGCGATCCGCGTCGAGCTCGACCACCCCGACGCGCACGGCCGCTACCGCCGCCGCTCGATGCTCCGGGTCGCCGAGGCGACCGGCCAGGACCCGGTCATCACCCGCGGCATGGTCAACGTCTACGTCACCTTCCAAGTGCGCGCCGTCCAGCACGAGATCTACGGCAACGGCAGCGACCGCCCCGTGGACCTGATAGTCGACGTCATGGAGTGGGGCCGGCCCCTGGCCGACGTCCTCGCGGAGAAGCCGCCGCGCGCCCCCGAGTCCGCGGTCAACTGGATGCTCCCCCTGCTGCGCGCCTTCGACCGGGTGCACCGCCAGCACAGGCTGATCCACCGCGACATCGACCCCGGCAACATGCTGGTCGACGAGCGCGGACTGCTGAAGGCGACCGACTGGGGCATCGCGTCCGAGGTCGACGGCACGTCGGTGGTGACCGACCCGTGGGGCAAGGCCGGCCGCGTCTACATGGCCCCGGAGACCCGGGACCGCGAGAACGTCGGCCCGTTCACCGACGCCTGGGCCCTCGGCTGCCTGCTCTGCCTGGTCGCCGCCGGCGAGGAACCCAGCCTGGACCCGACCAGCCGGCGGGTGCGCTTCCCCTCGAAGGTCGCCCGGCTGCCCGAGCCGGTGCGCGACGTGATCCAGGGCCTGGTCGTCCCCGACCGGCACCAGCGGATGACCCTGGAGACGGCGATCGCCACGCTCACCACCTGGCGCGACCGCGAGCAGGACCGGCGCCGCGCCGTGGAGCAGCGACGCGCGGACGAGAAGCGGCGCGAGGAGCAGCGGAAGCGGAAGCAGCAGCAGGGCGGGAGCGGGACCCGCCGCCCCACCCCCAACCGCCCCACCCCGAAGCAGAGCCCCCCAGGAAGGTGGGACACTATGATCAACCGGATCAGTCTCGGTACGGCGATCGTGCTCGGTGCCGCCGCGATCGGCGCCGCTGTCCTCGTGGGCCAAGACGTCGTTGACCTCACCGCGGGGCCCGAGGCGCCGCCGCGGGTTCAGAAGCTGCTCGGCACGTCAGCGGCGAAGGGCACCGGGGGCACCGGGGGCGACGACGACGCAGTCACGGACGAAGAGGCCGCCTCGCTGCTCGCGGACCTCACCCCGCGCGAGACCACGGACATCACGTCCGAGGTCACCGCCTCCACCGTCCGGATGCGCTGGATCGGCACGCAGCTGGTCGCCTCCGTCCGCGTCTCCGCGATCGGGAAGCTGCCCGCCGACGACCGGATCGGCTGGTCCTGCGACTCCACGGCGATCGGCAAGAAGGAGCTGATGCCGCCCGGCATCTACCTGGTCGTCAAGGGTCCCTACGCCAAGGTCCTCGACGACGCTGACCAGGGCGTGGCGTGGTCGTTCGGCAGCGACAACTACGTGGACGGCAAGTGGCTGCTCCGCCCGGTCGCCTGCGCGGTCTGGAAGGGCGACCGCCGCCGCACCCTCCTCTCCCCGCGCAAGCGCTGGCTGGACGTCGACCAAAAGGGCTGGAAGGCGAGCAGCTCCTCGCCACCGTTCAAGCTACGGTACGTGCTGCCCGCCGGCGGGCTCGTGCCCGGCGACCTCGCGCCGTACCCGCGGCCGATCGTCGGCCTGCTGGTGGTCACCACGGACCGCAAGGTGATCCGCCAGACCTTCCCCCAGCGCTGA
- a CDS encoding IS481 family transposase — protein MTPCRDGGLSLDDVPWSSSGGRLGLALIALSVVEQRLDAVRAVLAGASVTEVAAQVGVSRQSVHTWVGRYLSEGVAGLADRSSRPRSCPHQAAQAVERAVLELRREHARWGAKRIRLELLRKPPEYFTGPVPSTSTINRILRRHQLLKERPRKRARDSYIRFERPGPMQLWGIDIVGGITLVNTVTGELREAKIVTGIDDHSRFCVMAAVVERATARSVCLAFAQALAKYGVPEEVITDNGKQFTDRFSRHGPSRGEVLFDKLCRRNGITHRLTAPASPNQNGKVERFHGTFRPEISELGPFTSVTQAQAAVDVWVADYNRERPHQALDDRVPVVPADRFAPAPTSELELWVPPALEVAPPPPAEVPGSDPVPATAQQKATMRREPGGPIELEKSVPPSGNMSLTGHQFWLGPERAGQVIRFWIDRDWVHLSTGGHRFKSVRSRFTAAEMDRLVAQGAAPAGPPPAPSQRQPRHGVVEVERTVSMGGTVSLGRRVILAAWMLGGRKVGIWIEDDAPLLFFDPETRELLRTRPNPLEPGEQWTLQRRKPVGERPRPSTEPITVERRSDNSGGIMVAGQRVALGRQFKHAVVTVHVSESTLAIDLPDGDTKVVRRTTDQAVRNIRTMRPRTAATSIS, from the coding sequence TTCGCTCGACGATGTTCCGTGGTCGTCGTCGGGCGGGAGGCTGGGATTGGCACTGATTGCGTTGTCGGTTGTCGAGCAGCGGTTGGACGCGGTTCGCGCGGTGTTGGCAGGTGCCTCGGTCACCGAGGTTGCTGCCCAGGTCGGGGTTTCCCGTCAGTCGGTCCACACGTGGGTGGGCAGGTATCTGTCTGAGGGCGTCGCCGGTCTGGCGGACCGGTCGTCGCGGCCGCGGTCGTGCCCGCATCAGGCAGCGCAGGCCGTGGAACGGGCGGTCCTCGAGTTGCGCCGCGAGCATGCCCGGTGGGGCGCGAAGCGGATTCGGCTGGAGCTGCTCCGCAAGCCACCGGAGTACTTCACCGGCCCGGTGCCGTCGACCTCGACGATCAACCGGATCCTGCGGCGGCACCAGCTGCTCAAGGAACGCCCACGGAAGCGGGCGCGGGATTCCTACATCCGGTTCGAGCGGCCTGGGCCGATGCAGTTGTGGGGCATCGACATCGTCGGTGGCATCACCCTGGTCAACACTGTCACTGGTGAGCTGCGGGAGGCGAAGATCGTCACCGGAATCGACGACCACTCGAGGTTCTGCGTGATGGCTGCGGTGGTCGAGCGGGCCACCGCCAGATCGGTGTGCCTGGCGTTCGCCCAGGCACTGGCGAAGTACGGGGTGCCGGAGGAGGTGATCACCGACAACGGCAAGCAGTTCACCGACCGGTTCAGTCGGCACGGACCGTCCCGTGGTGAGGTGCTGTTCGACAAGCTCTGCCGCCGCAACGGCATCACCCACCGGCTGACGGCGCCGGCATCGCCGAACCAGAACGGCAAGGTCGAGCGGTTCCACGGCACCTTCCGTCCCGAGATCAGCGAGCTGGGCCCGTTCACGTCGGTGACGCAGGCGCAGGCGGCGGTGGACGTGTGGGTGGCCGACTACAACCGGGAGAGGCCGCACCAGGCACTCGATGACCGCGTGCCGGTCGTGCCAGCGGACCGGTTCGCACCAGCCCCGACGAGCGAGCTCGAGTTGTGGGTGCCGCCCGCGTTGGAGGTCGCTCCCCCACCACCGGCTGAGGTGCCAGGTTCAGATCCTGTCCCCGCTACCGCCCAGCAGAAAGCGACGATGCGTAGGGAGCCGGGTGGGCCGATCGAGCTGGAGAAGTCGGTGCCGCCGTCGGGGAACATGAGCCTGACGGGCCATCAGTTCTGGCTGGGTCCCGAGCGGGCCGGGCAAGTGATCAGGTTCTGGATCGATCGCGACTGGGTGCACCTGTCGACCGGCGGACACCGGTTCAAGTCGGTGCGGTCGCGGTTCACCGCCGCGGAGATGGACAGGCTCGTGGCCCAGGGCGCGGCCCCAGCTGGTCCCCCGCCCGCACCGTCGCAGCGGCAGCCCCGCCATGGGGTCGTCGAAGTCGAGCGGACCGTGTCGATGGGCGGCACGGTGTCGCTGGGCAGACGGGTGATCCTGGCGGCGTGGATGCTGGGTGGGCGCAAGGTCGGGATCTGGATCGAGGACGACGCCCCGTTGCTGTTCTTCGACCCCGAGACCCGCGAGCTGCTGCGCACCCGTCCGAACCCGCTCGAGCCCGGCGAGCAGTGGACGTTGCAGCGCCGCAAGCCCGTCGGCGAAAGGCCGCGGCCGTCGACCGAGCCGATCACCGTGGAACGTCGCTCGGACAACTCCGGCGGCATCATGGTGGCCGGTCAGCGGGTCGCGTTGGGCAGGCAGTTCAAGCACGCCGTGGTCACCGTGCACGTGTCCGAGTCAACGCTGGCCATCGATCTGCCCGACGGCGACACCAAGGTCGTCCGGCGGACCACGGACCAGGCCGTCCGTAACATCAGGACCATGCGGCCACGGACCGCAGCTACCTCAATTTCCTAG